TATACGTCATCTTCTTTTAAATCTAATACCCATTTCGCCGTTTGATAGTGTTGAACCATTGCGTTCTGCGCATGAAGAACACCTTTTGGTTTACCAGTAGAACCAGACGTATAATGTAGAATCAAACCGTCTTCACGGCCTAACCATTCAATATGTAATTCTTTTGAAGCTTGTTCAAATAAAGGATTGAACGCTATTGTTTTACCGCCATCTTCTACATTATCTCCAACAAGGAAGACTGTCTTCAAAGCTGGTAAATCATTTAATGGTACGCGCTCTAACAATTCAGGCGTTGTAATTAACACCTTTGCTTCGCTATCTTCTAAACGATCGCGAACTGCGCCTTCCATAAATGCTTCAAATAGCGGACCAACGATTGCCCCTAATTTCACTGCACCAAGAAGTGCGAAATATAACTCTGGGGAACGCGGCATAAAAATAAAAACGCGATCGCCTTTTTCTACATCGCCATAATTTTTCAGGACGTTTCCTGCTTTATTAGAAAAATCCTTCATTTCCTTAAATGTATACTTCTCTTTTCGCGATCCATCTTGATAATAAAGAGCTACTTTATTCTTTCGATCGGATTTCGCATGCTTATCAATTGCCTCATACGCCATATTTACTCGGCCTGTTTCATTCCAAGTAAAGTTTTTATTAACCTCTTCCCAGTTAAAATTCGCGTATGCCTCATCATAATTCGGCAAATTATTTTCTCCTTTAATGACAGGAAGCGTTTCTACTTTCATACTTTACATCCCCCTCCTATGTATTCTATTATCTATTATAATAACATCATTTAAAATTTTCAGTATATTTGTTGATTTTTAGACAAATTTTTAATGACAAATTTCGATTCACATCGCATATATTATAAAGTACGATATTAATAGATTCACAAACCCTCAAGGTGGTGAGCAATACATTGATTCATAAAAAAATATATAATGCTAGAAACTTAAAAACAGCGAAAGGCACTTTAATTATTGAAGGGCCTGTCTCTACACATAACTTAGAAATGTATGAATTTCATCCAGACTTAATTGCGTTTCGTCCTGCCGAGCAACAATATAAAGCAATTGTCGAAATTTCTAAATTGCCAGAAGCTCGTCTCATTATTGCTAGACATGACCAAACAATTGTTGGATATGTTACATACTTGTATCCTGATCCACTTGAACGATGGTCAGAAGGAAAGATGGAAAACTTAATTGAACTCGGGGCGATCGAAGTTGTCCCTGCCTTCCGTGGTTGCGCTGTCGGAAAAAACTTATTAGAAGTTTCAATGATGGACGATTATATGGAAGATTACATTATATTAACCACTGAATATTATTGGCACTGGGATTTAAAACAAACAGGCTTAAATGTTTGGGAGTACCGAAAAGTAATGGAAAAAATGATGAATGCAGGTGGATTACAATGGATGGCTACAGATGATCCTGAAATTTGTTCACATCCTGCTAACTGTTTAATGGTCCGCATCGGTAAACGCGTTGATACGGATTCTATTCAAGCATTTGATCGTCTACGTTTTCACAATCGTTTTATGTATTAATAAAGGGGGCAACTGGAATGATTGTAGAAGAAATTATGAATCAAGATGTGGTGACATTACATCCAAACGATACAATCGAAACAGCAATCCGAACGATACGTACGAAAGGCATTCGGCACATTCCAATTGTCGATCAAAATAATCATGTCGTAGGTATTATTTCTGATCGGGATGTAAGAGATGCAAGTCCGTCTATTTTAGATGAACAAGTTTCACTCGATATGCTGAAGCAACCACTTGAACTTATTATGAAACATCCTGTTATGACTTGCCATCCTCTCGATTTCGTTGAGGAAATTGCTACTTTATTTTTTGAAAATAAAATTGGCTGTCTTCCTGTTACAAAGGCTGGAAAGTTAGTTGGAATTATTTCTGAATCTACCGTGCTGCATACGTTAGTGAAATTAACAGGAGCACATCAACCGAGTTCACAAATTGAAATTCAAGTAAAAAACGAACCTGGTATTCTCGGAAAAGTCGTTGCTATTTTTAGTGAGTTACAAATCAATATCGTGAGCGTTCTCGTCTACCCAGCAAAAGATGAGAATGATAAAGTACTCGTTTTCCGCATCCAAACGATGAATCCGCTAAAAGTGATTGATGCACTTGAGGCAGAAGGCTACCGTGTATTATGGCCGAACATTATGGGGATGCAAGCATGAGTAGCGCGTTTATTTATTCGGATGACTTTCGGGGCTATTCATTTAGCCCTGATCATCCTTTTAACCAACTGCGCGTCACACTTACGTATGATTTATTACAAAAGGGCGGTTTTATCTCTCCTTCCCAAATCATCTCACCACGGATAGCTACAGATGAAGAGATCGCCTACGTTCATACAGAGGAGTACATAAATGCGGTAAAACGTGCTGGAGAAGGTAAGTTAGAAAAATCAATTGCGATGACATATGGACTCGGAACAGAAGATACACCGATGTTTCCAAATATGCACGAAGCAAGTGCATTACTCGTTGGCGGTACATTAACTGCTGTCGATGCTGTTCTTTCCGGGAAAGTAAAACACGCGCTTAACTTAGGAGGCGGCTTACATCACGGCTTCCGCGGCAAGGCATCTGGTTTTTGCATTTATAACGATAGTTCCATCGCTATGAAATATATTCAGAAGAAATACGGTTTACGTGTTTTATATATTGATACAGATGCTCATCACGGTGATGGTGTACAGTGGTCTTTTTACGACGATCCTAACGTATGCACCATTTCGCTACATGAAACTGGGCGCTATTTATTCCCTGGAACTGGCGCTGTAAATGAACGCGGACAAGGTAATGGCTATAGTTATTCTTTTAACGTTCCACTCGATGCTTTTACAGAAGACGAATCTTTCTTAGATTCCTATCGAACTGTCGTAAAAGAAGTTGCCGCATACTTTAAACCGGATATTATTTTAACGCAAAACGGTGCTGACGCACATTATTACGACCCACTTACACACCTTTGCGCAACGATGAATATTTACCGTGAAATACCGAAGCTCGCTCGCGAAATCGCTAACGAATATTGCGAAGGTCGCTGGATCGCTGTCGGCGGCGGTGGCTATGACCACTGGCGCGTCGTCCCAAGAGCTTGGGCACTCATTTGGCTCGAAATGAACAACATCCAAAACATCTCAGGTTATCTCCCTCCAGAATGGATTGACGCTTGGAAAGGACAAGCTGAAACAGAACTTCCCCTCACATGGGAAGATCCAGACAACATGTATAAACCTATCCCCCGCAAACCAGAAATTGAAGAAAAGAATGCATTAACTGTAGCGAAATCTCTTGAAATTATTCGGAATAATATGAAAAAATCTTTGTACTAAACGAAAAGGAGGCTCGTTTTTGAATAGCCTCCTTTTATTTAAAGCTTGCTATTATTGTCGGTTTTTGTCGGTAAGTCGATATATTTTGATAATCGCTGATATATTTCAAGAATCGCCGATATATCTTGAGATTCGCTGATATATTTTAATAACCGCCGATATCTTTCAAAAATCGCTGATATATTTTATTTCATAATTAAGTGGTCCAACTTTTATGAGAAAAGGTCGTGATATTATGTGGACACAACAAATAATCAACACGAAACGTGGCACATTTGAACTTTTTACAAAGGGAAATGGCGAACCGCTTTGTATTACACATCACTATTCACAATTTAATGAAACTGGTGATTACTTTGCGGATGTTTTCACTGCTACGCATCGTGTATTCCTCATTAATTTACGAGACTCTGGTAACTCTGTAAAAGCCAATTCAGAAAAAGAATTAAGTATGATTGGAACGATTCACGATTTAGAAGCTACACGAGAAGCTTTACAACTCCCAACATGGCATTTCGCTGGCCACTCAACAGGCGGTATGCTTGGACTTTTATATGCGATTACGTATCCAAATTCCTTACAATCATTAGTCATCGTTGGAGCCGCAGCAAGTAACTATACCGAAACACCATTTTGTATTTATCATCCAGAACATCCTCAGTTTCATTATATGCAACAACTCATTGAAAACTTGAAACGCCCTCACCTTACAAGTGAA
This Bacillus paramycoides DNA region includes the following protein-coding sequences:
- a CDS encoding alpha/beta fold hydrolase, with protein sequence MRKGRDIMWTQQIINTKRGTFELFTKGNGEPLCITHHYSQFNETGDYFADVFTATHRVFLINLRDSGNSVKANSEKELSMIGTIHDLEATREALQLPTWHFAGHSTGGMLGLLYAITYPNSLQSLVIVGAAASNYTETPFCIYHPEHPQFHYMQQLIENLKRPHLTSEERKELSTERTKLSLHKPENYNSYFSKPIQKTMSASRMNVFANEYPSFDLRDHLPSIQTKTLIICGRHDIQCPIQYSIEMHKGIRNSIFVTFEESNHYPFLEEAAQFTSTTRTFYASLH
- the acuA gene encoding acetoin utilization protein acetyltransferase AcuA: MIHKKIYNARNLKTAKGTLIIEGPVSTHNLEMYEFHPDLIAFRPAEQQYKAIVEISKLPEARLIIARHDQTIVGYVTYLYPDPLERWSEGKMENLIELGAIEVVPAFRGCAVGKNLLEVSMMDDYMEDYIILTTEYYWHWDLKQTGLNVWEYRKVMEKMMNAGGLQWMATDDPEICSHPANCLMVRIGKRVDTDSIQAFDRLRFHNRFMY
- the acuC gene encoding acetoin utilization protein AcuC, whose amino-acid sequence is MSSAFIYSDDFRGYSFSPDHPFNQLRVTLTYDLLQKGGFISPSQIISPRIATDEEIAYVHTEEYINAVKRAGEGKLEKSIAMTYGLGTEDTPMFPNMHEASALLVGGTLTAVDAVLSGKVKHALNLGGGLHHGFRGKASGFCIYNDSSIAMKYIQKKYGLRVLYIDTDAHHGDGVQWSFYDDPNVCTISLHETGRYLFPGTGAVNERGQGNGYSYSFNVPLDAFTEDESFLDSYRTVVKEVAAYFKPDIILTQNGADAHYYDPLTHLCATMNIYREIPKLAREIANEYCEGRWIAVGGGGYDHWRVVPRAWALIWLEMNNIQNISGYLPPEWIDAWKGQAETELPLTWEDPDNMYKPIPRKPEIEEKNALTVAKSLEIIRNNMKKSLY
- a CDS encoding acetoin utilization AcuB family protein; translated protein: MIVEEIMNQDVVTLHPNDTIETAIRTIRTKGIRHIPIVDQNNHVVGIISDRDVRDASPSILDEQVSLDMLKQPLELIMKHPVMTCHPLDFVEEIATLFFENKIGCLPVTKAGKLVGIISESTVLHTLVKLTGAHQPSSQIEIQVKNEPGILGKVVAIFSELQINIVSVLVYPAKDENDKVLVFRIQTMNPLKVIDALEAEGYRVLWPNIMGMQA